The window ATAACATGTATTAGAGTTGATTTAGTTTGAGTAATGctgaaaaatcaaaaatgtCACCAATCATGAATTAGTTTTGAGTTTTTGATGTTAGGTTTGAGTTATAATGTATTATTGTTGAGTTACTAGTTTGAGTTATATCCTTTGTAAAAATGATAAATCAAATCTTAAATCAACATCAACAAAATTTTCATGTATTAAGACTtgagttaaatattttttttggttttctattAACTACCCCACgtcccttttttattttttttaacaaattaaaaaattataatacatgATCACATAGTGTACATTTACTTGTTACtaattaatacaatattttaataaattacctACTTGTTAGCCAAAGactttctaattatttttcacTTTAGTTAGTttcttacaaaacaaaaaactctAGTTAGTTAAtccaaattgtttttatatttttaattttgtttgatgattaaaatgttatatcctatgattttatttgttaattttaattattaatttatttttaatatatgttcttaattttcaaattattatttagttttataattatttaattaaatatataataaatgttattatttatgatatttagattttttaaaagaaattatacATACTGCAATTTATacatcaaaaatgttaccagtcaattatttcaaaatatattaactcaAATTTATACAGTAGACCTACTGCATAAATCTACAGTTTCTACCACATAATTTTTACTGCAAATTACATCGaactatatatttttggtaactCAAAGGTAATACTACATGTCATCAATCGGAGCCAATGTTTTGATGTAATATAAACTGGCTGTCATTTCAGAAATAAACGACAGAGTTGGGGGTCCAGACTCCATAGTTTGGATAAAACAGTTTAAATTAACGTTTCTTGAGATTGCGTATCTTTCATTCaccttttatttttctttatataaatttgaaGTCATCAATCGTTGAACCAATACTTAAGTTTATAGAAACTCGTTGCGAGAAGTGTCGAAATGAGCTAACTCCCTCAAATCAACTCAGCTTATAATGAGTTTGGATTTTTTACGAGCTATCTcagtttatttattatatgaaCTTCAATATGTAAACTTGAACTCAAATTATCTAAATCATAAGTTAAATAAGTTAACTCGCAATCtactataaaattgttaataataaaatattctttgatcaaatataatacaatatttataaaaaaatattaaataaattctataatataattcaaagttttattattaaaaaaaaaacaaaacatcaacaataaatactaaaaaaatgtaaaactacaagtaatatagaaattatctcttAGGAAtagttttttacattttaattttaagatatatatgaatgatgagtgatataaatatttttttttacattttctatatatatctaaatttttttatatattttaattttagaatagaaatatgattaatatagaaattatctttttttacataagaaaaatagaggttatctaaaatatttaattttaactataaatgaCCTAGCTCATGAGTTGGCTCATGATACtattaaaaatcattatataaCTCAATGATCTAATCTAAACTTGCtcattaaattcatttattaaatgaaccTAAAAATAGAATTTGTGTTCATGAATAATCGAAGTGAAGTTCATGAGGTATAACTTGACATCCATACTTTTACATAACTGAATTTAACAAACTCAGAATGAGCCGAAAATGGGAAACTAGGGCGGGCATATAAATGAAACTAACAGTTTCATCAAAGAAAAAACTACGTTGGTttgaaatcatatattttaacaattttttttttgaattttgatatcGCCTAAATTACAATACTGGACCcatgataataaatatatagtgGCTAATAGTATGTTTGCATATATTCCATAATCCATGGTGCCGCGCCTTAAACATAAACGAATAGACTACCAAATACATTTTCTATAAACATGAAAGCAAGTTACAagaaaaaataactataaacaaaatatataataaaaacattaaaaatagtgTTTGCTGTTATGGAAATAAaattgggcaattgtcaataatagcaccttttaaagtttatgtctcaaaaatagcattagaaagagaaagtcacaaaaatgacattcattaaagggtaaaatatccataatacccttggtttaaaattaaataagcaaacaaaaataaataaaaataaataaaatgaaaaaatgaatttttttttatagtttcagattatatgttttcagattcgaaatttttataatttttttttcaatttttttttatttttttttcaaatttactttttatagtttaaaaataatttttgaaactgtttttaaaattttttattttttattttaaaatttattttttataaaattttaaaccctaattccaaaactccacccctcaactctaaaccataaggtttggattaattaacccaaggggtataagtgtatattacctctttaataaaacctatttttgtgacttttagccttgagtgctactttgggaacaaaaacttggtttggtgctattctagtctttttctcaataAAATTGGACTTATTTAAatttctttaatcttttcaacCAAATCACTTATTCGACTGCTACCACTCGAGAGCCTTAATATCTTATACTAACGACAAGAAGAAGTAAGTATCGCATAAATAGTAAGTCCATTGATTTGATGTAAAAGGACACCTTTGTAGAGTGGGAATGTTTAGATTCACATCATGCGTTAAATGTAgtataaatacttaaatagtATGAAAACGACTTATTATACATTATCCAAATAAACGtaattgaaaagaaaaagagtggACCCAAAACAAAGTTGTGGAGgagatgaataaataaataaaagattataaagaGAGAAGCGACGAGGATCATGTGTTGCAACTTGCATCTATCTTTATTTTGACCATTTAGCATTTTAGCTAACTAAACGTGAACACTATCCCTTATGAATCAAAATCGTATGCAAAGTTCTCATCTCTGTTCTTTTTTCACATAATGTAATCCCATCATACAGCGCATGAGTATAAACTTCATTAACTCCAGCTACGATAACAAACCACACATGAAGCATTATCTCATACCATGACCACCACCAGTTTTTTTGGTCGTCACCACAACAATGTAATCTTTCCAACAACTAACGCAGAGAGGAACGCGGCAAGCAGTGCCGTGCGACAGTGTTGAAAAAAGAAACCTTGGCTTATGGCAGCAAAAGGTAAATAAAGATCAAAGGCATCATATATTGACTATTACCATTCATAACATAACCATTAGAATTTGAGTTTATACAACGAAAGCACTATAATAAATTAGACTAAACATGAGCCTATAATTAACGAATACATGGGTTTCCTAAGTAACAAACAATGTAAACAAATGCTATAGAACTAAAATAGTTAGATATTAGTGATTATAGTTctgaatttatttttgaaatattaaaaagcTAAAGTTGGTCAAATTTTATCTTTGTTTGATTACGGCATAAAATACTGAGTAATTCAATTATTTTACCTTAGAATTAATTAGAAAATTTAATGATGAAtacttgattaatatttttaataaatataaaaagtctTGTTGTATaattacaattttgtttaattttgtttattagtttaattatttatatgttcttctctattaaaatatctattttatttttattgttgagatttttatgatttgtttatggTAACCTAAAATGCTCGCagggctatatatatatacctgtgTCTTGGAATCTTATCTTAAATTACCTAAAAAGCAAGAATCTggtaataataaattaacaaatgaCACCCTCCATTTCAGATTGGCATACGAATCGTGTGAACTAAAGTCACACCTCTGAACTTTTTACATTTTCGTCGGCCTTTTTGTCGCCGCAAATAAGTCTCTAACCTTCAACTTTTCTCAAAGTGTAAACATTGTTTTCTAAAAACTGACCTTTTCAAACAAACTTGTATTGGGTAACCAAAAAcgataaagaaatatatataagcaTCATATATCTCGTCAGTATCCAAACCCCACGGTGTCTCTTACAACATCAATCCCAACGAATCATCTACTATAAAAACCTACTTTGAGAAAAACCATCCAAAACAATGTACTCATTATCTTCTGTAATAAAACGCCTCATTTTGATCCACGTCTTAGCCATACAACCACTTCTGATAAACAGCGACTTGTCCTTAAACACGACCAATGCCTATCTCAACCACAAATGCTTGGTTAATCAAGGAAAATACAAGCCGGGAAGTAAGTACGAGGACCGTTTAAAAAGAACCCTCAAAATGTTCTATTCAGGCAGTTACAGAGGTTATGACGGGATCGGCGATTCTACTTTTTCCGCTATCATCCAGTGCCGTGGCGACTCCTACGGGCCCAAGTGCCACGACTGCTTTGCCACCGCACTCTCTGCGGTAATATCACATATTcattatctttttaaatttttttaaaaagaaatctgCGCACAGCTTTTGATTACATTTTAGCATAAGACAACAACAAACTACTTTTATCCGGCCCGGACTATATATTGTCTCCCTGATAATTAGTTAACTTCAACTCAACTACTCCTGgtcaaccaaaaaaaagaaaccatgTATTATATGTTAATTAGTCTTGTGCAATCTCGTTGTTGATTGTGGTGTGgatatttaaaatgtatattgCAGCTTAGTAGGCGATGTCCTTGGTACAAGGGGAGGATAATATGGTATGATCAATGTCTTCTCGCGATTTCATCCTTCAATTCTATTGGAAAGATCGATTACGACAATAACTTTTGTATGTCCAACGCGAAGAAGGTGGAAGGAAATGTAATCTCGTTTATGATTGCTTGGAATACTCTAATTGACGATCTGACGAAGTCTGCCACCAGTGGAGATAATTACACACTGTACTCTGTGGGAGAAAAGCGGTACAAGGGTGATATGCTGTATGGAATGGTACAGTGTACGAAAGGCTTATCGCCAAAAGCTTGTCAGGAGTGTGTGTCGTTTATTAGCTTGCATTTTCAAGATTGCTTGAATGATAGACGAGGAGGGAGAGCTGTTGGTAGTAGCTGTAGTTTTAGGTTGGAGTTTTATCCGTTTATTGCCGAGCCCGTCCGGAATATTTAATGagctaaataaatatttaactttttgctttctttttttttcaatcaaaaGTTTATGTTACATCAAGTGCTACtcttttgaatgaattttaaaaaaataaaacaacaaaatagTGACAATAAAACATCAAGTGCTACTCTTCTCTCCTGTTTCTTTAACAGTAACATTCTATTTCTTATGATtttatcaattatatatatatatatatatatatatttttttttatcaattatatttagtcaaaattttaaatgtctTTTAGATTCTTTCTCATATTAGATTGAGATATATGATGATCCTGGATCGGAGTCAACAAGGCATTTAATAATACATCCATACAAAAACAATCACATGACAATTCACATCATCATGGTGTTTTTGTGAGTTGTGACAAGAAAGCAATATAACGACGAATCACTTAAGCGCAACTTCTCTAGACAGTTAGGAATGATCAATATGTTAATAGTATAGAAATATACCTGTGTTTTGGAATATTAATCTTATGTTACCTTTTTTTGACATGAATCCTATGTTACCTAAAAAACAAGAATCTGGTAGTAATAAATTAAGAAATGAATTCCTTCATTTCAGGTTGGCAACGTGCGAATCGTGTGAACTTTTGTCAGCCCTCTTGTCGCCGCAAACTAGTCTCAACCTTCAACTCTTCTCTCCCCTCCTTACATAGTGTAAACGACCAAATTCGTATTGGGTAACCTAAACCAATAAACAATATACTGTATATAAAAAAAGTATATGTCAGTTCAGTCCAAATCCCTCTGATTCTCGTACATAAACATTAGTCCCAACTAATCATCTCGAAAAAAAACCTCTTTGAAAAAAATCATCCAAAACAATGTACTCTTTCATCGTCTGTATTAAAACGCCTCCTTTTAATCCGTGTCTTAGCCATACAACTTCTCCTTATAAGAAGTGAATTGTCTTTAAACACGACCAATGCGTATCTCAACCACAAATGCTTGGTTAGTCAAGGAAAACACAAGCCGGGAAGTAAGTACGAGGAACTTTTAAATACTACCATCGGAATCTTCTATGTGGACAGTAGAGATAATAAAGGTTTCACCCTGTTCGGCGGTTCTACTTTAACCGCTCTACTCCAGTGCCGCGGCGACTCCTAAAAACCCAAAGTGCCACGACTGCTTTGCTACTGCCCTAGCTGCGGTCAACAGCATTGTACTCTGTGGGGGAGACGCAGTTCAAGGGTGATACACAGTATCGGCAAGGCAGAGGAATGAGAAAGCAACTACAAAACATTGTTTATTGGATAATAAGATATAAATAAGTGGGAGAAACAGAACAAACGGTGTGTTCTTTTTTTGGTGTGAGAAAGCACAACCAAACAGAATAGAGCAAAATGAATAGACAAAAATCTGAGGACAGGTCAAAGCGTAGCCGTCCTTAAGGCAGACAGGCATGTGCAATATGCaacacaaaaccaaaataattaaaattctcACACGTTACAGGTAGCCAACAAAGCACACAAACTACtaaatcaattttaatatttatctgTCTCTCTGCACATGCCTCAGTTTCGACCCCAACAGCATCTTTTTTTCTCCCCTGGCTGACCATTACTCACCAGCTTTCTCACCCTTGGTCTCTGGTTCGGTTTCCTGTTTTGGTTCCGGTATAGCCTCAGGAACCGGTTCCGCTTCAGCTTTGGGGATTGATTCGGTTTCCATTTCATCACTGGGGTTTGATGATTCAGTTTGGATTTCATCTTCAGGGTTCctttcaggttcaggttcagGTTCTGCTTCAGCCTCGGGGTTTGGTTGGGATTCGGTCTTATCATGACGGAATTTAACAACAATGCAAGTGATGTTGTCTGCGCTGCCACGAGCGAAGGCAGTGTCGGTTAACTTGCGGGCAGCTGTCACAGGCTCCTCCTCACTCTGAGTAAGGGATACCGCATCCTGAATCCAAAGCGAAGAATATAACACATTCAAAACTCGTCAACAATCCAACAACAGGTACAGGGAGGAGTTTATATGTGAGTCATACCTCATTTGGTACCACATCCCATAAACCGTCGCTTGCGAGAACAAGAAACTCGGCCTCGTGATCAATCTTTAGATCCTGAATAAATAAACATAGACAAATGTGTTCACAAAAACTCCACACTCAAGGATTACACATGGGTTGATAGTACGGAGACTAGGAGAAAACACCCTCGGGTGATAGCATTATGCTGGAGTTAGAAGCGGTTACTTGAATCTCGGGTTCAGCAATAACGAATTGCTTCAGCATTCTGTTTCCAAAGGCCCTGGACATTGCCAATACTCCACCTACCCTCCATGTTCCTGACAAGGCATATCCAGATGATATTACTTTAATACTCAGGCTGACAAAGAGAACTAGGGGAAGATACTAAAAGGGCAGGCCTCAAGACTACTAGTTCAGTCCCTGACAGTGATTGTTTAAAGCGTGAATAACCGGAGATATAGAATGCCTCCATAAGAAAATGGTTTGTGGGTCAGTGTTCCCTCCAACTTAATAATAGTATTAGACCTAAAAGCAGAGGGCAAAAACCAGCAACGACATTGTATTACTGAAATTCGTGAAGGAATTATCACAGCATTTTGAGTAGCTAGTGATCTAACTGTAACTCAGAAGGGAAGACTCTACAATTTAGCTATGTCATGTTCAGAAGCAAGCAACCAATTTGGGGGCACAAGAGAGAgggatgattttttttataatattagatTACCTGCCCACATGATAACACCACCAGCGCTTTCAATTCGCTTTCTTTCATCACTTCTATTTGGCTTATGGTCATCAGATAGTGCGATCGCTGTAAAACATAAAACACTAAGTTTGAGAAAGTGTTCTTGTGAAAAGAAAACATCAAAGGCTTCTGACAAATCATAAGAATTTATTCATTATTTATTCAAGGCTAATGTTCTCTTAGGAATTGAATGATTCCATTTCACgaactcattttttttttatagaagcTCTCAAATTATCTTTAAAACGATATGTCACATTATTTTAGATCACAGCGAACCACTGACCTTTCCCAGCTTTAGAAACAATTGTTCGTGAGTCTCCAACATTTGCAACATATAAATGGTTCCCCACCAAGACAGCAGCAGATGCTGTGGATCCATCATCTCTGTAAGTATCCTTTTCAGACTCGAGGAATGCTACATCAGTTTGTTTGTATGTCTCACCTGCGAAATTCATCAAGTTAGAGGGTGAACCGATGAGCAGTAGGAGCTCATATTTCTGAGAATTACAACAAAATATTATGTCCAGAGATATGGAACGCACTTAGAGCCAGCTTGGTGTCTGTCAAAAATTGTGGATGCGTCATAAGATTGCTAAAGAGGTGTTTTTTCAGGTACTCAGCAGCACGTGAACCACCATGACCTGTGATGAGTAAGGTTTCAGAAGTTAGAGGAGGGAAACTAAAGATCAAATCAAAGTTACATTACATATATGCTTCTGCATCTCAGTACAAAATATAAGCAGACGGAGAGGTTGACTGTACACTGCCGACATTAAATTCCTAAACAGTCTACAAGAAAACCCAGAAACAGCATAAGGATGTACAAATACAGACTCTATCTAAGGCAGATAGTAGGCATAGTACATACGGTATGGCCAGTTCTATGTAGAACGAACAACCTAAAGTAGCAAATGAAGCTGGACAATGCTTCAGCTCAGCCATTTCTACATTGAGATGGATACACTAGTGATACGACAAGTTGAAAAAAACCAGACTACTTCCAACACAGATCAAATATATTCCACAATTCAACGCTAACACTTATTTTTCGATATaccagaagaaaaagaaaggtaCAATATAGAAACTAACCATCAAATATACCAAACATGCAAACTGTTTGGCCTTCCATCTTAAACGCTTTGACATCATAGAAGTCTTCCATGGTAGACCTTTTCCCTCTGAAACTACAGTACCCACAGCTCAAGCTTCCATCATCACTGTCATCACACATAACCCTTATTAAGTActactaaaaaaaaacaaatataaagagAGTAGAAAACATTGGTCCAAAGCCACATTATTGCCTACACAACAGTATGAAGCTTCAACATATAGTGGAAAAATACTAACTTTTTCCAGCCACCACCAATGTACCCGCCGTCATCAACTTTCTCCTTGGGGATATCAAACATCTCAACTTTTTTCTCTCCGGTAGAAGAATCAACCATCATCATCTTTGCTGCAGTAGTTCTAAACCCGAAACCAACACTCAACGTCTTGTTAAAATTGTTAAGCTGATGTCTTCCTTGAGCAAACACCCCGATACGAGTACGACCAGCCTGAACAATGAGACTGCTGCATACCATCAGGCAGGTCCAATGTAGAAGCTTGCAcaacgaacaaaaaaaaatatcagatcTCTAAACGAATTCGATTAGCGAATCATTGAACAGTAGCGATCCAAATCTTAGTTCCTAAACAATCCGATTCAACAAATCTGAGCGAGCGAGACGGATCAAAGtacgaaaacaaaatcaaatcaaCGGATCCTAGGATTCTCAGAGGTGTGACAAAGAATCGGAGAAGACGCACCACGGATCGGAATCTGAGAGATGGAATTGCACGAATCAGCTTTTGGGAGCTTCCATGGAATCTGAGAGAATCCAAGAGAGGAGGAGATAgatagagagatagagagagagagcaccGAACAGAAGCGGCAACGTGGCACTAGTACTCAtgcattttagatttttatttagttagttagtACTCCCTCTGTTatccatgttttagaaaaatattttgtttctaaaagatctatattttacattttcaatgtatgtaataatggtaaattgtaaatttcaaaaacattaattgtgtttactgaattttgattggttaaaaatCATAGGAAATAGCTAAACACAGAAAATCatacatttattatcaaaattttaagtgttttcttaataagtgtgaaaattctaaaacatagattatttaggaacagagggagtagttttttttaaggattcttttttcatttgattaacctcactttataTTAATCAACTTTCTAATCTAATTGCTAACAAATcgtctttttcattttattgtttacaatcaaaatcaaaatactaCTATAAGATTCGGAAAAATACCTTTAAAATGTTGGATCtcccttttgttttatttatgatAACATGACGTGTGCAGATTCAAGTAGAAAGAACACAATAATTTCAAAGAATTTAACATTGAAAAGAAAGTATTTCAACTTCTAAAATGTGTAATATTTGATTTCACACTAGTGTTGTTCTTCATGGTGAATATTGAGTTATCTACCTACATTATAGTTTTTCATGCCCTTCTCAAAACCATTTCTATTTGCATTCAAACTCGTCATCTTGCTAGCATCCAACACCAAATATGTGGGAAAGTATTAACACAAACCCAACACaagtccttttttttttggatcaaacacaAGTCCATTTTCTAAGCCCACGTATTTGCATCTGATGTCTTCCATGAGCAAACACCATCACAATGTCATTACACATAACCTTTATTCGAGATTTTCTAGTGGTCAGAGCATAATAGTCAGATAATACTACAACATTGGGCTCTTAGTCTAGTCACATACAAATTTATTGATAAGGATTCCCATAACGACATGGGACCTCTTCTCCTTCTATAAGCCTTTCCAACGCATTAAGAGGAAGACCAATTAACTCTATTGTCTTTTCCCAAACTTTGTTCGATGTGTCTACATTGTGAGCTTCTTCTGAAGAATTTGTTGGTTGACAACTTTGTGATATGAATGCGCAAACGGATTTTTGATCGGTTTTTAACTTTTCACAGTATATTTGAATCTGAGAATCTGTGGCTGAGAAAACTGAACTTCTACAACCTTCTTGCGGTGAATAGCT of the Brassica rapa cultivar Chiifu-401-42 chromosome A03, CAAS_Brap_v3.01, whole genome shotgun sequence genome contains:
- the LOC103857101 gene encoding putative cysteine-rich repeat secretory protein 17, producing MYSLSSVIKRLILIHVLAIQPLLINSDLSLNTTNAYLNHKCLVNQGKYKPGSKYEDRLKRTLKMFYSGSYRGYDGIGDSTFSAIIQCRGDSYGPKCHDCFATALSALSRRCPWYKGRIIWYDQCLLAISSFNSIGKIDYDNNFCMSNAKKVEGNVISFMIAWNTLIDDLTKSATSGDNYTLYSVGEKRYKGDMLYGMVQCTKGLSPKACQECVSFISLHFQDCLNDRRGGRAVGSSCSFRLEFYPFIAEPVRNI
- the LOC103857102 gene encoding probable protein phosphatase 2C 76; protein product: MVCSSLIVQAGRTRIGVFAQGRHQLNNFNKTLSVGFGFRTTAAKMMMVDSSTGEKKVEMFDIPKEKVDDGGYIGGGWKNDDGSLSCGYCSFRGKRSTMEDFYDVKAFKMEGQTVCMFGIFDGHGGSRAAEYLKKHLFSNLMTHPQFLTDTKLALSETYKQTDVAFLESEKDTYRDDGSTASAAVLVGNHLYVANVGDSRTIVSKAGKAIALSDDHKPNRSDERKRIESAGGVIMWAGTWRVGGVLAMSRAFGNRMLKQFVIAEPEIQDLKIDHEAEFLVLASDGLWDVVPNEDAVSLTQSEEEPVTAARKLTDTAFARGSADNITCIVVKFRHDKTESQPNPEAEAEPEPEPERNPEDEIQTESSNPSDEMETESIPKAEAEPVPEAIPEPKQETEPETKGEKAGE